From a region of the Geothrix sp. 21YS21S-2 genome:
- a CDS encoding ferredoxin family protein, giving the protein MNAILIDEDLCVGCKTCYKACWADVIRWDEARGKPVIAYPEDCVVCNFCEISCTEDAVKVVVDYSIPFPCSYIAGQS; this is encoded by the coding sequence ATGAACGCGATCCTGATCGACGAGGATCTCTGCGTCGGCTGCAAGACATGCTACAAGGCATGCTGGGCGGACGTCATCCGTTGGGACGAGGCCCGCGGGAAGCCGGTCATCGCCTACCCGGAGGACTGCGTGGTGTGCAACTTCTGCGAGATCTCCTGCACGGAGGACGCGGTCAAGGTGGTGGTGGACTACAGCATCCCCTTCCCGTGCTCCTACATCGCCGGCCAGAGCTAG
- a CDS encoding FAD-binding protein — MNEANIITSDVLVVGHGLAGLAAALTVKEDNPGLRVVTVDKCFPGYGGKANKGGGHVAFIPEGDEETYVQYHTENLGDYLNDQDMLRIYANSTRKTMDRWETWGVKFKLSREDSLNAHAIIPWKVTLVDIDVMIPMARRAAKLGIKSHAKVAMTDLLTEGGRVVGAFGISLLTGEPCVFKAKAVVLACGDQNWSIMNMWNGKGDGIAAAYRAGAKVRNAEFGTFVNLMDRASKTVAYGAEDALVNAKGRACTMESRADLPPSMKSVVGGIDLGGGQSVLMYLEVRDGNGPIYEDLEKNDFIGSWIGRNLCCYGGDADEAYYRPLAQKFWNVIFNKNRMGAPVGEGATRREVVPGVVGECSPLYVDHGMATTLEGLFAAGDICANGSAWAGAVPTPPGRNRGSGLMHAVMTGIIAAGSAGAYASTHEQGEVDPGQVETFAKTVAAPLASGGDLSPQAYMWELKSLMQPVEYTGLKREDRLRRALDRVLELKAQFGRIAARDPHQVIAANECRSTVLCAEMYFRSSLERKETRGWHIREDFEARNDKDFMKWIVMQDKNGEMDLTLEPLPVANYRYLPQQEQA, encoded by the coding sequence ATGAACGAAGCCAACATCATCACGTCCGACGTCCTGGTGGTGGGCCACGGCCTGGCCGGGCTCGCAGCCGCCCTCACCGTCAAGGAGGACAACCCCGGCCTTCGCGTCGTCACCGTGGACAAGTGCTTCCCGGGCTACGGAGGCAAGGCCAACAAGGGCGGGGGCCACGTGGCCTTCATCCCCGAGGGCGACGAGGAGACCTACGTCCAGTACCACACGGAGAACCTGGGCGACTACCTCAACGACCAGGACATGCTGCGCATCTACGCCAACTCGACCCGGAAGACCATGGACCGCTGGGAGACCTGGGGCGTGAAGTTCAAGCTCAGCCGCGAGGACTCCCTCAACGCCCACGCGATCATCCCGTGGAAGGTCACGCTGGTGGACATCGACGTCATGATCCCCATGGCCAGGCGCGCCGCCAAGCTGGGCATCAAGAGCCACGCCAAGGTGGCCATGACGGACCTGCTCACGGAGGGCGGCCGCGTGGTGGGCGCCTTCGGCATCAGCCTGCTCACGGGCGAGCCCTGCGTGTTCAAGGCCAAGGCCGTGGTCCTGGCCTGCGGCGACCAGAACTGGTCGATCATGAACATGTGGAACGGCAAGGGCGACGGCATCGCCGCGGCCTACCGCGCCGGCGCCAAGGTGCGCAACGCCGAGTTCGGCACGTTCGTGAACCTCATGGACCGGGCCTCCAAGACGGTGGCCTACGGCGCCGAGGACGCCCTGGTGAACGCCAAGGGCAGGGCCTGCACCATGGAGAGCCGCGCGGACCTGCCCCCCAGCATGAAGAGCGTGGTGGGCGGCATCGACCTGGGCGGCGGCCAGTCCGTGCTCATGTATCTCGAGGTGCGCGACGGCAACGGCCCCATCTACGAGGACCTGGAGAAGAACGACTTCATCGGCTCCTGGATCGGGCGCAACCTGTGCTGCTACGGCGGCGACGCCGACGAGGCGTACTACCGCCCCCTGGCCCAGAAGTTCTGGAACGTCATCTTCAACAAGAACCGCATGGGCGCCCCCGTGGGCGAAGGCGCCACGCGGCGCGAAGTGGTGCCCGGCGTGGTGGGCGAGTGCAGCCCCCTCTACGTGGACCACGGCATGGCCACCACCCTCGAGGGCCTCTTCGCCGCCGGCGACATCTGCGCCAACGGCAGCGCCTGGGCCGGCGCGGTGCCCACCCCTCCGGGCCGCAACCGCGGGTCGGGGCTCATGCACGCCGTCATGACCGGCATCATCGCCGCAGGGTCCGCCGGCGCCTACGCCAGCACCCACGAGCAGGGCGAGGTGGACCCCGGCCAGGTCGAGACCTTCGCGAAGACCGTCGCGGCCCCCCTGGCCAGCGGCGGCGACCTGAGCCCCCAGGCCTACATGTGGGAGCTCAAGAGCCTCATGCAGCCCGTGGAATACACCGGCCTCAAGCGCGAGGACCGCCTCCGGAGGGCCCTGGACCGGGTGCTGGAGCTCAAGGCCCAGTTCGGCCGAATCGCGGCCAGGGATCCCCACCAGGTCATCGCCGCCAACGAGTGCCGCAGCACCGTGCTCTGCGCCGAGATGTACTTCCGCTCCTCGCTGGAGCGCAAGGAAACCCGCGGCTGGCACATCCGGGAGGACTTCGAGGCGAGGAACGACAAGGACTTCATGAAGTGGATCGTCATGCAGGACAAGAACGGGGAGATGGACCTGACCCTGGAGCCCCTGCCCGTCGCCAACTACAGGTACCTTCCCCAGCAGGAGCAAGCATGA
- a CDS encoding SCP2 sterol-binding domain-containing protein, whose translation MSENPSPQAFLSSTVDRVNARADKFAGINWTMAYDFTADDNGTWYFRIVDGVAQPVVAGVHEAPTVTVSGTYAVFFDVMTGKSNVAVAFMTGKLKSKGDNKAGQQFAKMME comes from the coding sequence ATGAGCGAGAATCCCTCCCCCCAGGCCTTCCTCTCCTCGACCGTCGATCGCGTGAACGCACGCGCCGACAAATTCGCGGGCATCAACTGGACCATGGCCTACGATTTCACCGCCGACGACAACGGCACCTGGTACTTCCGGATCGTCGACGGCGTGGCCCAGCCCGTGGTGGCCGGCGTCCATGAGGCCCCCACCGTCACCGTCTCCGGGACGTACGCGGTGTTCTTCGACGTGATGACCGGCAAGAGCAACGTGGCCGTGGCCTTCATGACCGGCAAGCTGAAGTCCAAGGGCGACAACAAGGCGGGCCAGCAGTTCGCCAAGATGATGGAATAG
- a CDS encoding methyl-accepting chemotaxis protein, protein MFDKLAHLKIRTKFAALFGAQALMALALLAAALARCGAPVLCAAFLCSAGAAWVLTSFAARNMEEAVGALAQVARGLAAGDLRVACALDARDELGAVGRDLSLAVAKLREEVGAISHMGERAASGATQLSATAAQVEAATREISAGADSQRVEVEQARGSVLQIADTLHAIGEGIKADVVQITGMLKVGEGSCRNVDASTRAMAAMGESSARVSAITSVISDIANQTNLLSLNAAIEAAKAQQYGRGFSVVAEEVRKLAERSAGAAREIAHLIQESGARVEEGARSVATVQAGLEELMQDIRRQAEGARGALVAVERQVAESAVARDRMARTLRITEESASATHQLSASMSETARTVEDLAATASELRELTRRFQVA, encoded by the coding sequence ATGTTCGACAAGCTGGCCCACCTGAAGATCCGTACCAAATTCGCCGCGCTGTTCGGCGCGCAGGCGCTCATGGCCCTGGCGCTCCTGGCGGCCGCCCTGGCGCGGTGCGGTGCGCCTGTCCTGTGCGCGGCCTTCCTGTGCTCGGCGGGGGCGGCCTGGGTTCTCACGTCGTTCGCGGCGCGGAACATGGAGGAGGCCGTGGGCGCCCTGGCCCAGGTCGCCCGGGGCCTCGCCGCGGGCGATCTGCGCGTGGCCTGCGCCCTGGACGCCCGGGACGAGCTGGGCGCCGTGGGCCGGGACCTGAGCCTGGCCGTGGCCAAGCTCAGGGAGGAGGTGGGCGCCATCTCCCACATGGGGGAGCGGGCCGCCTCCGGGGCCACGCAGCTTTCGGCCACCGCGGCCCAGGTGGAGGCCGCCACCCGGGAGATCAGCGCCGGGGCCGACTCCCAGCGGGTGGAGGTCGAACAGGCCAGGGGGTCCGTCCTGCAGATCGCCGACACCCTCCATGCCATCGGCGAAGGCATCAAGGCCGACGTCGTCCAGATCACGGGGATGCTGAAGGTGGGCGAGGGCAGCTGCCGCAACGTGGACGCGTCGACCCGGGCCATGGCCGCCATGGGCGAAAGCTCCGCCCGGGTCTCGGCCATCACCTCCGTGATCTCCGACATCGCCAACCAGACGAACCTCCTGAGCCTCAACGCCGCCATCGAGGCCGCCAAGGCCCAGCAGTACGGCCGGGGCTTCTCGGTGGTGGCGGAAGAGGTGCGCAAGCTCGCGGAGCGCTCGGCGGGCGCCGCCCGGGAGATCGCGCACCTGATCCAGGAGAGCGGGGCGCGGGTGGAGGAGGGCGCGCGCTCCGTGGCCACGGTCCAGGCCGGCCTGGAGGAGCTCATGCAGGACATCCGGCGGCAGGCCGAGGGGGCCCGGGGCGCGCTGGTGGCGGTGGAGCGCCAGGTGGCGGAGAGCGCCGTGGCCCGGGACCGCATGGCGAGGACCCTCCGCATCACCGAGGAGAGCGCCTCCGCCACCCACCAGCTCAGCGCCTCCATGTCCGAGACCGCCCGGACCGTGGAGGACCTTGCGGCCACCGCCAGCGAGCTGAGGGAGCTCACCCGGCGATTCCAGGTGGCATAA
- a CDS encoding glutamine synthetase family protein yields the protein MANDSLRTFLEIPYDTLEEMNLHAKQQRLDRVPLDQIREERMAYLAGEKRIKAVTVAFTDIEGRLHMLDYDKKYLLKSYDNLTFDGSSIRGFSAQAESDLRLAIDWPAFYWLPSDIFGAGKVLVFGFVMEKDGTPYASDFRARLRDVTEALYAKEGIVMNAANEIEGFLFKGRDAERHYHETNAFEFISTGGYYHSLPGDSLRAFIDTSAEAQRAMGFSNEKDHPEVAPSQFEMNYKYAELNVAADQVQLYKLLARQVAAQMGLTASFLPKPVAGVNGNGMHTNISANKDGKNLYFDAAGRDGLSAKAWDFLNRILANAADLCLILNPSVNAYRRLDPHFEAPNQIKVSPTDRGSMIRIPLGNEQSARIEVRSVGPDANPYMLYYALLKTGLEGPAGEPEDTTKRPRTRFLPDNIFDAIRLFKASRFLAEALGEDIHAKFAEVKLLQAERCPKALGAIVKACEIQFHHEVTNQLLWNQF from the coding sequence ATGGCCAACGACAGCCTCAGGACCTTCCTGGAGATTCCCTACGACACCCTCGAGGAGATGAACCTCCATGCCAAGCAGCAGCGCCTGGACCGGGTGCCCCTGGACCAGATCCGCGAGGAGCGCATGGCGTACCTGGCCGGCGAGAAGCGCATCAAGGCCGTGACCGTGGCCTTCACCGACATCGAAGGCCGGCTCCACATGCTGGACTACGACAAGAAGTACCTCCTCAAGTCGTACGACAACCTCACCTTCGACGGCTCCTCCATCCGCGGCTTCTCGGCCCAGGCCGAGTCCGACCTGCGCCTGGCCATCGACTGGCCCGCGTTCTACTGGCTGCCCTCGGACATCTTCGGGGCCGGCAAGGTCCTGGTGTTCGGCTTCGTCATGGAGAAGGACGGCACGCCCTACGCCTCCGACTTCCGGGCCCGGCTGCGCGACGTCACCGAGGCGCTCTACGCCAAGGAAGGCATCGTCATGAACGCCGCCAACGAGATCGAGGGCTTCCTCTTCAAGGGCCGCGACGCCGAGCGCCACTACCACGAGACCAACGCCTTCGAGTTCATCTCCACCGGCGGCTACTACCACTCCCTGCCCGGGGACAGCCTGCGCGCCTTCATCGACACCTCGGCCGAGGCCCAGCGGGCCATGGGCTTCTCCAACGAGAAGGACCACCCCGAGGTGGCGCCCTCCCAGTTCGAGATGAACTACAAGTACGCAGAGCTGAACGTCGCCGCCGACCAGGTGCAGCTCTACAAGCTCCTGGCGCGCCAGGTGGCCGCCCAGATGGGCCTCACCGCCTCCTTCCTGCCCAAGCCCGTGGCCGGCGTGAACGGCAACGGCATGCACACCAACATCTCGGCCAACAAGGACGGCAAGAACCTCTACTTCGACGCCGCGGGCCGGGACGGCCTCTCCGCCAAGGCCTGGGACTTCCTCAACCGCATCCTCGCCAACGCCGCCGACCTCTGCCTGATCCTGAACCCCAGCGTCAACGCCTACCGCCGCCTGGACCCGCACTTCGAGGCCCCCAACCAGATCAAGGTCTCCCCCACGGACCGCGGCTCCATGATCCGCATCCCCCTGGGCAACGAGCAGTCCGCGCGCATCGAGGTGCGCTCGGTGGGCCCCGACGCGAACCCCTACATGCTCTACTACGCGCTCCTGAAGACCGGCCTGGAAGGTCCCGCCGGCGAGCCCGAGGACACCACCAAGCGCCCCCGCACCCGCTTCCTGCCCGACAACATCTTCGACGCCATCCGCCTCTTCAAGGCCTCCCGGTTCCTGGCCGAGGCGCTGGGCGAGGACATCCACGCCAAGTTCGCCGAGGTCAAGCTCCTCCAGGCCGAACGCTGCCCCAAGGCCCTGGGCGCCATCGTGAAGGCCTGCGAGATCCAGTTCCACCACGAGGTGACCAACCAGCTCCTCTGGAACCAGTTCTAG
- a CDS encoding ATP-dependent DNA helicase → MQHPMDPYFAPPEGRIFSCFPGAEAREGQKEMAELVADAIKEGAAKFDAWRNGGGNKETRPDALVQAIEAGTGTGKSLGYLVPALASGRRPVVVATRTKQLQRQLLDEDLPRARGILGREVKAVLAKGRSNYLCKSAWEALEANPQAEFTLADHGLWLAMARWAKETVQGDREELGRYGEGESELWDRVNARAERCTGRQCPHYEDCHLTALRQEILEADLVVANHALLLADRVLRESAFGQVLPDAPVLILDEAHEIEEQLTDSCSEQWSNRAMTMLFRDIAAEAAKEPEGAMMDAHLGPWEDAWSALLAAVPLDSGTFGFEDDRLNLKPLADAVGAWVEAGQAAWKEAKRLAARRVDGNAEDIGWRKVAERIGVAFDRMEQIFAQPAGWVSTISREGPQMVLFKANPVDVRPFFHQHLRRGFETVILTSATLRDGKGFKGLKLRLGFTEEEADQSRHVESPFDFPNQGLLFIPPDLPARRPGRDAVGDPAWVEASLDAMGRLMTASRGRALVLFTSRKMLAAFRPRLEAALPGITFFVQGEGMTRSAMMERFKKTPHAALLGLASFWQGVDMPGEALSLVIVTALPFTPPDDPVLQARVREADNLKQGLGFIGIQVPQMTLKLKQGIGRLIRTRTDKGAVCILDPRMMLPHEDPSGKRYAAQVRAALPPFPLSRSWEQVEAFLRAL, encoded by the coding sequence ATGCAGCACCCCATGGATCCCTACTTCGCACCTCCGGAAGGCCGCATCTTCAGTTGTTTTCCCGGGGCAGAGGCCCGCGAGGGGCAGAAGGAGATGGCGGAGCTCGTGGCCGACGCCATCAAGGAGGGGGCGGCGAAGTTCGACGCCTGGCGCAACGGGGGCGGCAACAAGGAAACGCGTCCCGACGCCCTGGTGCAGGCCATCGAGGCCGGCACGGGCACCGGCAAGTCCCTGGGCTACCTGGTTCCGGCCCTGGCCTCCGGGCGGCGCCCGGTGGTGGTGGCCACCCGCACCAAGCAGCTCCAGCGCCAGCTCCTGGACGAGGACCTGCCCCGGGCCCGGGGCATCCTGGGCCGGGAGGTGAAGGCGGTTCTGGCCAAGGGGCGCAGCAACTACCTGTGCAAGAGCGCCTGGGAGGCCCTGGAGGCCAATCCCCAGGCGGAGTTCACCTTGGCCGACCACGGCCTCTGGCTGGCCATGGCCCGCTGGGCCAAGGAGACCGTCCAGGGCGACCGGGAGGAGCTGGGCCGGTACGGGGAGGGGGAGTCCGAGCTCTGGGACCGCGTCAACGCCCGGGCCGAGCGGTGCACGGGGCGGCAGTGCCCCCACTACGAGGACTGCCACCTCACGGCCCTGCGCCAGGAGATCCTGGAGGCCGACCTGGTGGTGGCCAACCACGCCCTGCTGCTGGCGGACCGGGTCCTGCGGGAGTCGGCCTTCGGGCAGGTGCTGCCCGACGCGCCGGTGCTCATCCTGGACGAGGCCCACGAGATCGAGGAGCAGCTCACCGACAGCTGCTCGGAGCAGTGGAGCAACCGCGCCATGACGATGCTCTTCCGGGACATCGCCGCCGAGGCCGCCAAGGAGCCCGAGGGCGCGATGATGGACGCCCACCTGGGCCCCTGGGAGGACGCGTGGTCGGCCCTCCTGGCCGCGGTGCCCCTGGACAGCGGCACCTTCGGCTTCGAGGACGACCGGCTCAACCTGAAGCCCCTGGCGGACGCCGTGGGGGCCTGGGTGGAGGCCGGACAGGCGGCCTGGAAGGAGGCCAAGCGCCTCGCCGCCCGCCGGGTGGACGGCAACGCCGAGGACATCGGCTGGCGGAAGGTGGCCGAACGCATCGGCGTGGCCTTCGACCGCATGGAGCAGATCTTCGCCCAGCCCGCCGGCTGGGTCTCCACCATCTCCAGGGAGGGCCCCCAGATGGTGCTCTTCAAGGCCAACCCCGTGGACGTGCGGCCCTTCTTCCACCAGCACCTGCGCCGGGGCTTCGAGACGGTGATCCTGACCTCGGCCACCCTGCGGGACGGCAAGGGCTTCAAGGGCCTGAAGCTGCGCCTGGGATTCACGGAGGAGGAGGCCGACCAGAGCCGCCACGTGGAGAGCCCCTTCGACTTCCCCAACCAGGGTCTCCTCTTCATCCCCCCGGACCTCCCCGCCCGGCGCCCCGGCCGGGACGCCGTGGGCGACCCCGCCTGGGTGGAAGCCAGCCTGGACGCCATGGGCCGCCTCATGACCGCCAGCCGCGGCCGGGCCCTGGTGCTCTTCACCAGCCGCAAGATGCTGGCCGCCTTCCGCCCCCGCCTGGAGGCCGCCCTGCCGGGCATCACCTTCTTCGTGCAGGGCGAGGGCATGACCCGTTCCGCCATGATGGAGCGCTTCAAGAAGACCCCCCACGCCGCCCTGCTGGGCCTGGCGAGCTTCTGGCAGGGGGTGGACATGCCCGGGGAGGCCCTCAGCCTGGTGATCGTCACCGCGCTGCCCTTCACCCCCCCCGACGACCCCGTCCTCCAGGCCCGGGTGCGGGAGGCGGACAACCTCAAGCAGGGCCTGGGCTTCATCGGCATCCAGGTGCCCCAGATGACCCTCAAGCTCAAGCAGGGCATCGGCCGCCTCATCCGCACCCGCACGGACAAGGGGGCCGTGTGCATCCTGGACCCCCGCATGATGCTCCCCCACGAGGACCCCAGCGGCAAGCGCTACGCCGCCCAGGTGCGGGCGGCGCTGCCGCCCTTTCCCCTCAGCCGGAGCTGGGAGCAGGTCGAGGCGTTCCTGAGGGCCCTCTAG
- the yihA gene encoding ribosome biogenesis GTP-binding protein YihA/YsxC: MAQPLRDARFVTSAATVRTLGVCHAEVAFVGRSNVGKSSLLNALCMQKGLAKTSKTPGRTRLINVFLTGPDRWIVDLPGYGFATGPAKERATWQEMIESYLTGRKSLRMVYVLVDAEVGPTKLDHQMVEWLHSVDLPYRIVATKCDQVKPSRSLAQRRDVAADLHLETGDIAWVSAEKGTGIPELRMEVAGLLDLL; encoded by the coding sequence ATGGCCCAGCCCCTCCGAGATGCGCGCTTCGTGACTTCCGCCGCCACCGTGCGGACCCTGGGGGTCTGCCACGCGGAAGTGGCCTTCGTGGGCCGGTCCAACGTGGGCAAGAGCTCCCTGCTCAACGCCCTCTGCATGCAGAAGGGCCTGGCCAAGACGTCCAAGACCCCCGGCCGCACCCGCCTGATCAACGTCTTCCTCACCGGCCCCGACCGGTGGATCGTGGATCTCCCCGGCTACGGCTTCGCCACCGGCCCCGCCAAGGAGCGCGCCACATGGCAGGAGATGATCGAGTCCTACCTCACGGGCCGCAAGAGCCTGCGCATGGTCTACGTCCTGGTGGACGCCGAGGTGGGCCCCACGAAGCTGGACCACCAGATGGTGGAGTGGCTGCATTCCGTGGACCTGCCCTACCGCATCGTGGCCACCAAGTGCGACCAGGTGAAGCCGTCGCGCAGCCTGGCCCAGCGCCGGGACGTGGCCGCGGACCTGCACCTGGAGACCGGCGACATCGCCTGGGTGAGCGCCGAGAAGGGCACCGGCATCCCGGAGCTGCGCATGGAAGTGGCCGGCCTGCTGGACCTGCTCTAG
- the ortA gene encoding 2-amino-4-oxopentanoate thiolase subunit OrtA: MCIVAKGTWVEVERVLSRPGERLPALPRDGARTPQVVRVSGFLLEDAELGQHVRIRTIIGNEHAGKLRIENPGYGHSFVNTFPELLRSTAGANAGGAA; the protein is encoded by the coding sequence GTGTGCATCGTAGCCAAAGGAACCTGGGTTGAAGTCGAGCGGGTCCTCTCCCGCCCCGGGGAGCGCCTGCCCGCCCTCCCCAGGGACGGCGCGCGGACCCCGCAGGTGGTGAGGGTTTCCGGCTTCCTGCTGGAGGACGCCGAACTGGGCCAGCACGTGCGCATCCGCACCATCATCGGCAACGAGCACGCCGGCAAGCTCCGCATCGAGAATCCCGGCTACGGGCACAGCTTCGTGAACACCTTCCCCGAGCTGCTGCGGTCCACCGCGGGCGCCAACGCGGGCGGCGCGGCCTGA
- the ftsE gene encoding cell division ATP-binding protein FtsE, with protein sequence MITLTHVGKQYGRIHTALADVSFHIDAGEFIFLTGPSGAGKSTLLKLLFREQVPSTGEIRVAGHRLASMPHKEIAILRRKMGVVFQDFKLIRTMTVFENVSFVLKILGVSHAEQKQRTFRALKMVGLQHKLASYPMQLSGGEQQRVAIARALVNDPLVLVADEPTGNLDPDLAQEIMTLFERINGQGTTVLVATHDRNLIQRMRKRLIGLDHGRVAFDYPAPASTVVLGPPPEAPRPVDGPLV encoded by the coding sequence ATGATCACCCTCACCCACGTGGGCAAGCAGTACGGACGCATCCATACGGCCCTGGCGGACGTGAGCTTCCACATCGACGCCGGGGAGTTCATCTTCCTCACCGGGCCCAGCGGCGCGGGGAAGTCCACCCTGCTCAAGCTGCTGTTCCGGGAGCAGGTGCCCTCCACCGGGGAGATCCGCGTGGCCGGGCACCGCCTGGCCTCCATGCCCCACAAGGAGATCGCGATCCTGCGGCGGAAGATGGGCGTGGTCTTCCAGGACTTCAAGCTCATCCGGACCATGACGGTGTTCGAGAACGTCTCCTTCGTGCTCAAGATCCTGGGCGTGAGCCACGCCGAGCAGAAGCAGCGCACCTTCCGCGCCCTGAAGATGGTGGGGCTCCAGCACAAGCTGGCCAGCTACCCCATGCAGCTCTCCGGCGGCGAACAGCAGCGCGTGGCCATCGCCCGGGCCCTGGTGAACGACCCCCTGGTGCTGGTGGCCGACGAACCCACCGGGAACCTGGACCCCGACCTGGCCCAGGAGATCATGACCCTCTTCGAGCGCATCAACGGCCAGGGCACCACGGTGCTGGTGGCCACCCACGACCGGAACCTCATCCAGCGCATGCGCAAGCGCCTCATCGGCCTGGACCACGGCCGGGTGGCCTTCGACTACCCCGCCCCGGCCAGCACGGTGGTGCTCGGCCCGCCGCCTGAGGCGCCCCGGCCGGTGGACGGACCACTGGTTTGA
- a CDS encoding ThiF family adenylyltransferase — protein sequence MSERYAKQRIFLGGPADARLRTRRVAVVGVGATGSVIAGWLARAGVGLLTLIDRDIVETSNLQRQILFQEGDLFRPKAEVAAQRLREANSEIQVEAAVTDLTSGNARELLAGYDLIMDGTDNFEARYLINDYAILTGTPWIYCGAIGGEGLVWPIDPPRTPCLRCLMEEPPPSGDIDTCDTAGVLGPTVGIVGSWAALEAIKLLTGTEPHKELARFDFWQNERQFLSLPATRCRYCTDKVTEFLNARWTVKASRLCGLDGVQIRVNPPGALDLEALRARIEKRTGNAWKINPLSLSGKEGDLNIILFRDGRALLHGDISPERARGWYTEVVGC from the coding sequence ATGTCAGAGCGGTACGCCAAGCAGCGGATCTTCCTGGGGGGCCCCGCCGATGCCCGGCTGCGGACCCGCCGCGTCGCGGTGGTGGGCGTGGGCGCCACCGGCTCGGTCATCGCGGGCTGGCTGGCCCGGGCCGGCGTGGGGCTCCTGACCCTCATCGACCGGGACATCGTCGAGACCTCCAACCTCCAGCGCCAGATCCTCTTCCAGGAAGGCGACCTGTTCCGGCCCAAGGCCGAGGTGGCGGCCCAGAGGCTCCGGGAGGCCAATTCGGAGATCCAGGTGGAGGCGGCCGTCACGGACCTCACCAGCGGCAACGCCCGGGAGCTCCTGGCCGGCTACGACCTCATCATGGACGGCACGGACAACTTCGAGGCCCGGTACCTCATCAACGACTACGCCATCCTCACGGGCACCCCCTGGATCTACTGCGGGGCCATCGGCGGGGAGGGCCTGGTCTGGCCCATCGACCCGCCCCGGACCCCGTGCCTGCGCTGCCTCATGGAGGAGCCGCCCCCCAGCGGGGACATCGACACCTGCGACACGGCCGGCGTCCTGGGTCCCACGGTGGGGATCGTGGGCAGCTGGGCGGCCCTGGAGGCCATCAAGCTCCTCACCGGGACCGAGCCCCACAAAGAGCTGGCCCGGTTCGACTTCTGGCAGAACGAGCGCCAGTTCCTGAGCCTGCCGGCCACCCGCTGCCGCTACTGCACGGACAAGGTCACCGAGTTCCTCAACGCCCGCTGGACCGTGAAGGCCTCCCGCCTCTGCGGCCTGGACGGCGTGCAGATCCGGGTGAACCCCCCGGGCGCCCTGGACCTGGAGGCCCTCCGGGCCCGCATCGAGAAGCGCACGGGCAATGCCTGGAAGATCAACCCCCTGTCCCTCTCGGGCAAGGAGGGGGACCTGAACATCATCCTCTTCCGGGACGGCCGGGCCCTCCTCCACGGGGACATCAGCCCCGAACGGGCCCGTGGCTGGTACACCGAGGTTGTGGGATGCTAG